From the genome of Candidatus Omnitrophota bacterium:
AACAAACCAGAACAAAGAGCGTGGCTGCACTAAAATGGCTGTTATCTATCGTGCTGAAGCCCGCACTACGGCTTGAAACTGATTCGAAGAGAGCACACAAAATTCTTTCCGGCACACTCTTTCCCGCCAAGGAGTGATTCCACTCAAAGGCCAACATCAAGGCCGCGCCGCCAAAAACCAGACAAGTCGTAACGGTAAGGACCACCTGCGTTTGCAGGCTAAAACGTTTCTTGGTAGGAGAGAGTTGATCCCATCGCCGGATACGGGACAAATCCCAGAGCACGAGAAAGCCCATGCCCCCGGCAATAATCAAGCCTGCGAAAATCAGGTTAACGATCCAGTCCCCGGACCACTGCTGCAAACTGTCCGAATACAGCCCAAAACCTGCATTGCAAAAGGCTGAAATCGTGTGAAAAAGCGAATCCCAGAACAATGTCTGCGGAGGAAGATCACGCGTAATCCCCCAATAGGACATAAGCATCACTGTGCCCAAGGCCTCAAAAACAAGCACCATCACAATGATCCGCTTCAGCAGCGTACGGATGCTCACAATATGCTCACCGCCGGTCTGTTCCATGAGCACCGAGTCGTAGTTGAAGAGCCGCCGTTTCAATAAAATTCCGAAAAGCGTGCCCAAGGCCATAATCCCGATCCCGCCCATCTGGATGAGAGCCAGAATGACAACCTGCCCCCAGAAGGTGAAGTACGACCCGGTGTCCACCACTGTAAGGCCTGTGACCGTCAGCGCGCTTGTGGCGGTAAAGAGGGCATCAATATACGGGAGCTTTTCCCCGTGCACATTGGCCCAGGGCATTCTCAAAAGAAATGTCCCCAACGCCATGACGAGCAGATAGCTCAATGCAATGATCCGTTGGGGACTATGAGCGCGCATTAATTGTCAATCACTTTCCGAGCCGTAAGAAATCCTAAGCCGAAGCAGTCTCAGCGCCGCATCCTTCTTTGGCCGCATTGACAACCTGCGTAAAGGTCTCCGGGTCACGAGCCGCAATGTCCGCAAGGATCTTGCGGTCCAGCTCAATTCCCGAGGCCTTGAGCCCGGCAATAAAACGGCTGTAGGCAATCCCATTTTCTCTGCACGCGGCAGAGATACGGGTAATCCAAAGTCTGCGAAAATCTCTCTTCTTGTTCCGGCGATCGCGTGTCTGATAGGCCAACGACCTCCGCAACACTTCGGAGGCGGTGCGGATCAATTTGCTCCGGCCGCCAAACTGGCCTTTAACAGCTTTAAGAATGCGGTTACGGCGTTGCCTGGAAGCCGGTACCGCGGTTGTGCGTGGCATAAGAAACCTCTCTTTTGATCAGGCGAACCGCAAGAATTTTCGATCCACTCTGGATGAGCCCCAGAACCTTTGAACCGGCCCGTGTCTCCGCGACAAGGGCAGCTCGGGTCTCCTTCAACAATTTGATTTAGGCGTACGGCATCGCGTGCTTGAGAGCTTTGGAATAGGTCTCATTACGCACAATCTGGGACTGACGCAGCTTGCGGCGCGTCTTTGCGCTCTTGCCCGTCATTAGGTGGCTGGAACCGCCCTTGCGGCGCACAACCTTGCCCGTCCCGGTGATCTTGAATCGCTTGGCAACGCCCTTACGAGTCTTCAGCTTCGGCATGACTGTCCTTCTTTCCATCTTCCGAGGACTCAGAGCCTCGGATCCCTGTTGATTTCGGAGCTAAATACATCACCATCAGGCGTCCTTCGGAGGAAGGCGGCTTTTCAATTTGAGCCACATCTTTCAGCTCCTCCGCTACTCGATCCAAGACAATGCGTCCCAGTTCAGGGTGAGACATCTCTCTTCCTCTAAAAATGAGAGTGACCTTTGCCTTATCCCCGTGAAGCAAAAAACGTCTTAGGTGTCCGACCTTCGTCTGGAGATCATGCTCGCCGATCTTCGGCTTAATCTGAATCTCCTTCAGTTGATGTTGATGCTGCTTCTTCTTCTGTTCCTTGGTCTTCTTTGTCTGATCATAGACATACTTATGGAAGTCCATGATGCGACATACGGGAGGTTGAGCCGTTGGAGCAACTTCCACAAGATCCAAATCTGCGTCTCGCGCCGCCTTCTGAGCATCCTTAACCTGCACCACCCCAAGCTGCTCGCCTTCAGCGCCAATCAGTCTAACTTCTGGAACTCGAATTCTCTCATTGACTCTTAATTTCGGTGGTATGGCACTCCTCCCGTAGCGGCACAAAGCCGCCCTTGTTTAGCCCCGCAGCTGCTCGAGTCTTTTTACTTGTTCGATAAAGACATCGGACAAAACTGGATTTTCCAGCTCCGGGACCTCTATATCTCGACGCGCACGCACCGATACGGTGCCCGCTTCCACTTCTCTCTTACCCAAAACAAGCATAAAGGGGATCTTCTGGGTTTCAGCAAGACGGATCTTATTTTGCATCTTCTCCGAACGCGAGTCCAGCTCCACGCGAACTCCAGCAGCCCTCAATTTATCTGTAACCTCTTGTGCTGCAACAAGTTGATCATCACTAATAGGGATCACAACGGCCTGCACCGGAGCCAGCCACACGGGGAATGCCCCGCCATAGTGCTCCACCAGGGTGCCCATAAAGCGCTCCATACTTCCCAGGAGCGCCCGGTGCACCATAATCGGCTGATGTTTCTGACCGTCCTTCCCAACATAGCTAACGTCAAAGCGTTCGGGGAGAAAATAATCGCACTGAATCGTCGCGCATTGCCAGGACCGTCCCAGTGCATCCTTTATCTTAATATCAATCTTCGGCCCGTAGAAAGCGCCTTCGCCTTCCTGGACCTCGTAGTCCATTCCGCTTCGGTTGAGCGCCTCCTTGAGACCCTCCTCTGCCAATTCCCACTGGGCATCCTCACCGATGGACTTCTCCGGCCGGGTGCTGAGCTCTACTTCGAAACCTTCAAACCCGAAGGTCTGCATAATGTGACGCATAAAATCAATCGCACCGACAATCTCGTCGACAAGCTGCTCAGGCAAACAAAAAATATGTGCGTCATCCTGGGTAAAACCGCGAACCCTCAGGAGCCCGTGCAACACGCCTGATTTCTCATTGCGGTGCACATTCCCGAGCTCAAAGAAACGTACCGGCAGATCCCGCCAACTTCGAACTGATGTTTGGTACACCTTAATATGCCCTGGGCAGTTCATCGGTTTGACCGCATATTCAACACCGTCCGCCTCAAGGATATACATATTCTCCTTATAGTAGTCGTAGTGCCCGGACTGGCGCCAGATATCGGCCCGCAACAAATGCGGCGTAACTAAAGGACTGTATCCCCGAAGCAGGTGCTCTTTCTTCAGAAAATCTTCGATAATCCATCGCAGTTGCGCACCCTTGGGATGAAAAAACACCATTCCCGGCCCGGCCTCTTCCTGGATACTCCATAGATCCAGCTGGGTCCCGAGCTTGCGGTGATCCCGGCGCCGGGCCTCTTCAAGGGCTTCCAAATAAGCCTCCTGAGCTTCTTGGCTGTCCCAGGCCGTGCCGTAAATGCGCTGCAGCATCGGATTGGTTTCTATGCCGCGCCAGTATGCGCCGGCCACACTCAAGAGCTTAAAGGCCTTAATATCCGAGGTGTTTGCCGTATGAGGGCCGTCGCAGAGATCGCTGAAATCCCCATCCGTAAAAATGGAGACCTGCTCATCCGGAATACCCCGGATAATCTCTGCCTTAAAATGCTCTCCCTTTTCCTCAAAGAGCCGGAGCGCCTCAGCCTTGGGCATGGACGAACGCTTGAACTCATGAGCCTCTGCCACAATTTTGCCCATCTCGGATTCTATCCGGGCCAAATGTTCGTCCGTCAACTGCTCAGGGCAATCAATATCGTAGTAAAAACCGTTTTCAATCGGAGGGCCAATGGCCAACTTTGTTTCCGGCCATAGACGGCGGATGGCCTGAGCCATCACATGGCTGGCGCTATGCCGCAACGCATACAGCGGATCGCTTGCCTGTAATTCGCTGCTCTTGCTTCCGTCTGTTCTTTGTTTTGTAGTCATTGTCAACTTTGTCATTCCCGTCCACCACGATTTATGGTGGAGGAATCTACTCGTGTAAGAGGCTCATTCGCGCATTTAATGGTTAACCGGGGTGTCCGCCGCACCCACAAAATGGTGGGCGGTACAGGGCTTGAACCTGTGACCTCTACGATGTCAACGTAGCGCTCTAGCCACCTGAGCTAACCGCCCAAAGCCTGTCAACGTACCTTACTCCCTCAACGGCTGCAAAGCCGGAGGACGCACCGATCTATCACCGCGTATATGCCGGGAGCCGGACTTGAACCGGCACGTCCTTTCGGACCCGGGATTTTAAGTCCCGTGCGTCTGCCAATTTCGCCATCCCGGCCAAAATGACGTCGTGACTTACCAACCGCAGAGCTAATCATCACCGGCGGAATTTGACACGAACGCGTCACTTGGAGGCGCGGGTCGGACTCGAACCGACGAATAGCGGTTTTGCAGACCGCTGCCTTACCCCTTGGCTACCGCGCCAAAACCTATACTCAGGACTCCCAGACAATGTGCCAAAAATAAACGCACTTAGACGAATCTAAGTGCTTGGGAGCGTACCTGCACCATCAATCTAGTGACGGCGACCAAGAGCCGCCTGAGCCCGGTTGCCAACGCACATCCCCCCCAACCGCGGCCACATTCCCGCCTCGGCCACGATGATTGTCCGGGTTATCGTGCGCAATAATTGTTGTGGAAGGATCCGAAGTGGTCAGTCCGCTCACATAAGTGTAGTCGCCCGAAGACGCAGATGCAGGCGCTTCGCTGCCGGAGCCCGGACACATAAAGACTTCGAGATTATCCACGTAATCTGGGTAAAGGTCATCCAGGCTCTTGGGAAAGCGCTCGTTATGATCGGATGCATACATTTGGCAACCCACGACAATATTCCGCAGATTGCTGGCGCACTTTGCTTGCGCTGCCTTCCGACGCGCGGTCTGGATTCCAGAGGTCAGGAACGTAAATAAAATGCCAATGATCGCAATGACAGTGAGAAGCTCAATGAGTGTAAAGCCTTTTCGCTGTCTATGAAATAGGAACAATTGTCATAACTCCATGGGCGCTAAGTCTTTCGAGGTTAGCATAGGGGCTTAAGCTTGTCAAGAAGCTGCCGGGCCAAGGCAGGCTTCTCCCCCCGATGGATCTCCGGAGTAACGTCCCCGGGCACCACAAAGGCCACGCTCAGAGGAGCGTCACCAAAAGGCCCCTTCCCTTCTTCCAAACGACAGGCCACCATAAGATCCAACCCCTTCTCCCGCAGCTTTCTCTTGGCCTCCGCAATCCACTGAGCCCGGCTATCCAGCGAAAAACCGACGACAATTTGGCCCGGCCGCCGCTTGGACGAGGCCTCAGCCACTAGATCCGGATTGGGAACAAGCTCCAGGGCCCACCCCCCTTCCTTATCCAACCCCTTTGTTTTCTTTATCTTAGAGATATTTAACTTCTTGGGTCGATAATCTGCAACCGCGGCCGCCATAATCAGTGCCTGGGCCCGGGCAAAGTGGGTATGGATGGCCTCCCCCATTTGCCGCGCGGTGATCACGGGAATAAACTCAACCCCGGCAGGAGGCTTGAGCGCCGTGGGACCGCTGATTAAAGTGACTGTGTGACCCCGGCGCACGGCGACCCGGGCAATCTCATAGCCAAAGGTACCGCTGGACTGATTGGACAGGAAGCGCACCGGATCCAGGGCTTCACGGGTAGGCCCCGCCGTGACAACTAAGTGTTGATTTTTGGTAGACACGTATCGACCTGTGCGAGGATTTCTTTGAGCGGCGCCACATGGCCCACGCCATATGTCTTGCAGGCCAAATCCCCTTCGACCGGCCCGACAAAGCGATACCCCCACTCCTTGAGCACTGCAACATTCCGCTTTACAGCCGGATGCTCCCACATATGCACATTCATAGCCGGAGCAAAAAGCACAGGGGCCTGAGACGCAAAAATCACACAAGTCAAGAGATCGTCACAGATCCCGTTGGCTACCCTGCCCAATATGTTGGCGGTACAAGGAGCCACCAAAATAAGATCGGCGGAGCCGGCCAGCGTAATATGCAGAGGGTCCTCGCCCGCTTGGGATTCCCACAAGTCGGTGTAAACCGGTTCCCCGCTAAAAGTCCGCAGGGATAGCGGTGTAACAAACTGTGATCCCGAGGAAGTCAGAATCACAGGAACACGATACCCTGCCTGCACCAAAGCTTTCACGATTTCCGGACTGCGGAAGCTGGCGATGGTCCCCGTGATTCCCAAAAGAACCGCGGGACCTTGGGAGGCTGTCATTCTTTTATCTCTGTCCCTTCCCACATAATCTTATCCTGCAAGATCTCTTCTATGACCACGACGCTGGACTTCTTGCCCTTGGATTCCACAAGCGGCGGAGCGCCCGAACCAAGCGCGCTCACACGCCTGGAAGCCAAGATCACCATCTTGTAGGCACTCCCCATCTTGTCCATCAATTCATCGATCGGCAGATATGACATGAGTTATCCTTTCACCCTGCACCGTTCGGCTATCACAATACTGCGCAGCTTCGCAACGGCAACGCTAAGTTGATCATTCACAACCACATAATCGTATTCGGCCATCCGGCTCAACTCTTCTTTGGCCACTTCCAACCGCAAACTCATTTCATCCGCAGTATCACGGCTGCGCCTTGCCAGGCGTTCCCGCAGCACGCTCACCGACGGCGGGGCCAGAAACACATGGATGCTCTCCGGACAACGCCTGCGGATTTGCGCAGCTCCCTGCACGTCAATCGCTACCAGCACGTCCTTCCCGTTGCGATGGTGCTTGAGAATCTGATCACCCGGGGTTCCGTAGTACTGTCTAAACACGCGAGCTGATTCCAACAGAGCTTTCTTCTTCTTGAGACGCCGGAACTCTTCCACGCTGACAAAACAGTAGTCCCTGCCGTTGCGTTCACCCTTTTTTGGCGCGCGCGTAGTCACAGAAACCGACTGAACCACATTGGCATTCTGGCGGCACAATCGCCTGGCCAAGGTAGTCTTGCCGGTGCCCGAAGGTCCTGAGAGAACAATAAGGAGAGGTCCCCGGACCACTCCTTTGCTCAGTGTTCGATGACGACGCACGTTCACTCGACGTTTTGAACTTGCTCGCGGATTCTTTCAACCGCAGCTTTCATGCCAATAACCGCCCGGCTAATGGTAGAGTCCGATGACTTCTGCCCAATTGTGTTCACTTCACGGTGCATCTCCTGCGCCGTAAAATCCAACTCCTTACCAACCGATTTGTTCTTGTTGACCTGAGCAATCAGGGTCCTCATATGCTTGATATGGGTTTTGGCGCGCACAAGTTCCTCTCGAACATCCGTGCTGCGGGCATATCCAAAGATTTCCGTGTCTAACCGGACCTTGTCGATTTGCCCGTTTTTGCTGCCCAAAAGTTCCCGGGACAATCCCTGCAAACGCTTGCGGTGATACTCCAGCACCTCGGGTAACCGCGTCCG
Proteins encoded in this window:
- the thrS gene encoding threonine--tRNA ligase, whose protein sequence is MTKLTMTTKQRTDGSKSSELQASDPLYALRHSASHVMAQAIRRLWPETKLAIGPPIENGFYYDIDCPEQLTDEHLARIESEMGKIVAEAHEFKRSSMPKAEALRLFEEKGEHFKAEIIRGIPDEQVSIFTDGDFSDLCDGPHTANTSDIKAFKLLSVAGAYWRGIETNPMLQRIYGTAWDSQEAQEAYLEALEEARRRDHRKLGTQLDLWSIQEEAGPGMVFFHPKGAQLRWIIEDFLKKEHLLRGYSPLVTPHLLRADIWRQSGHYDYYKENMYILEADGVEYAVKPMNCPGHIKVYQTSVRSWRDLPVRFFELGNVHRNEKSGVLHGLLRVRGFTQDDAHIFCLPEQLVDEIVGAIDFMRHIMQTFGFEGFEVELSTRPEKSIGEDAQWELAEEGLKEALNRSGMDYEVQEGEGAFYGPKIDIKIKDALGRSWQCATIQCDYFLPERFDVSYVGKDGQKHQPIMVHRALLGSMERFMGTLVEHYGGAFPVWLAPVQAVVIPISDDQLVAAQEVTDKLRAAGVRVELDSRSEKMQNKIRLAETQKIPFMLVLGKREVEAGTVSVRARRDIEVPELENPVLSDVFIEQVKRLEQLRG
- the rpoZ gene encoding DNA-directed RNA polymerase subunit omega — translated: MSYLPIDELMDKMGSAYKMVILASRRVSALGSGAPPLVESKGKKSSVVVIEEILQDKIMWEGTEIKE
- the rpmI gene encoding 50S ribosomal protein L35 gives rise to the protein MPKLKTRKGVAKRFKITGTGKVVRRKGGSSHLMTGKSAKTRRKLRQSQIVRNETYSKALKHAMPYA
- the gmk gene encoding guanylate kinase, translating into MNVRRHRTLSKGVVRGPLLIVLSGPSGTGKTTLARRLCRQNANVVQSVSVTTRAPKKGERNGRDYCFVSVEEFRRLKKKKALLESARVFRQYYGTPGDQILKHHRNGKDVLVAIDVQGAAQIRRRCPESIHVFLAPPSVSVLRERLARRSRDTADEMSLRLEVAKEELSRMAEYDYVVVNDQLSVAVAKLRSIVIAERCRVKG
- the infC gene encoding translation initiation factor IF-3 — translated: MPPKLRVNERIRVPEVRLIGAEGEQLGVVQVKDAQKAARDADLDLVEVAPTAQPPVCRIMDFHKYVYDQTKKTKEQKKKQHQHQLKEIQIKPKIGEHDLQTKVGHLRRFLLHGDKAKVTLIFRGREMSHPELGRIVLDRVAEELKDVAQIEKPPSSEGRLMVMYLAPKSTGIRGSESSEDGKKDSHAEAEDS
- a CDS encoding phosphopantothenoylcysteine decarboxylase, whose product is MSTKNQHLVVTAGPTREALDPVRFLSNQSSGTFGYEIARVAVRRGHTVTLISGPTALKPPAGVEFIPVITARQMGEAIHTHFARAQALIMAAAVADYRPKKLNISKIKKTKGLDKEGGWALELVPNPDLVAEASSKRRPGQIVVGFSLDSRAQWIAEAKRKLREKGLDLMVACRLEEGKGPFGDAPLSVAFVVPGDVTPEIHRGEKPALARQLLDKLKPLC
- a CDS encoding type II secretion system protein, yielding MFLFHRQRKGFTLIELLTVIAIIGILFTFLTSGIQTARRKAAQAKCASNLRNIVVGCQMYASDHNERFPKSLDDLYPDYVDNLEVFMCPGSGSEAPASASSGDYTYVSGLTTSDPSTTIIAHDNPDNHRGRGGNVAAVGGDVRWQPGSGGSWSPSLD
- a CDS encoding Trk family potassium uptake protein, which translates into the protein MRAHSPQRIIALSYLLVMALGTFLLRMPWANVHGEKLPYIDALFTATSALTVTGLTVVDTGSYFTFWGQVVILALIQMGGIGIMALGTLFGILLKRRLFNYDSVLMEQTGGEHIVSIRTLLKRIIVMVLVFEALGTVMLMSYWGITRDLPPQTLFWDSLFHTISAFCNAGFGLYSDSLQQWSGDWIVNLIFAGLIIAGGMGFLVLWDLSRIRRWDQLSPTKKRFSLQTQVVLTVTTCLVFGGAALMLAFEWNHSLAGKSVPERILCALFESVSSRSAGFSTIDNSHFSAATLFVLVCLMFVGAGPGSCAGGIKVTTLGILHAWVMAAIKNRPGIFLFKKTIPQAVFQKAALVFVLSLTWILVVTLCLCASEQHSANQAGYFLKALFKTTSAFGTVGLWPSETTNLSSIGRLLLTLTMFVGRIGTLTVVLAMANDERSANYKYPVESIMIG
- the rplT gene encoding 50S ribosomal protein L20 produces the protein MPRTTAVPASRQRRNRILKAVKGQFGGRSKLIRTASEVLRRSLAYQTRDRRNKKRDFRRLWITRISAACRENGIAYSRFIAGLKASGIELDRKILADIAARDPETFTQVVNAAKEGCGAETASA